One genomic region from Flagellimonas oceani encodes:
- a CDS encoding DUF2271 domain-containing protein: MKKIISKTLSVLTLALMVFGSSAFEQAPSPVSYKCMIQMANYSGERAYVVVSLIDGDGSYVKTLYMQGDDPEWFPDLKEWWGFSHGTNEKIDAITGATVGNGERNLITLTVDSSVIDKGYKIRFESAVENQEYYTVDSEIDLSSSSIPGKAEGKGYIRYIRIAPN, from the coding sequence ATGAAGAAAATTATATCTAAAACATTATCCGTTCTTACTCTGGCCCTAATGGTTTTTGGTTCATCTGCTTTTGAACAGGCACCATCACCCGTATCGTATAAATGTATGATACAAATGGCCAACTATTCCGGTGAAAGGGCATACGTGGTCGTCTCCTTAATAGATGGCGATGGCTCCTATGTCAAAACCCTTTATATGCAGGGGGATGACCCCGAATGGTTTCCCGACCTTAAAGAATGGTGGGGCTTCAGCCATGGTACAAACGAAAAGATCGATGCCATTACAGGGGCAACCGTTGGAAATGGTGAAAGAAACCTAATCACTTTGACCGTGGATTCATCGGTAATCGACAAGGGTTACAAGATACGGTTCGAATCCGCCGTGGAAAACCAAGAATATTATACCGTTGATTCCGAGATAGACCTTAGTTCCTCTTCCATTCCAGGAAAGGCCGAAGGAAAAGGATATATACGCTATATACGAATAGCTCCAAATTGA
- a CDS encoding ankyrin repeat domain-containing protein: MKAKTIKSVLFGIITVLTTAVTTAQGGSENPFMDRDYWASQPSLADIDAKIAEGYSITEANRGGFDPTTFAIFGGNPVATINHLIEKGNDVNKRTHDSRTYIFWAASRGDLEVMQYLVEKGAKTDLKDSHGYSLTQFTAATGQTDPKIYDFLIKNGADLKNEKDHDGRNVLLVAAPRVKDLDLIDYFVSKGLNLNTTDGHGNGIFNIAAQGGNIDVLKALADRGVSTEKNPKTNENAILFASRGGRGSSNGLEVFEYLEGLGLDANITSTDGTTPLHNISRSSDHLAIYDYFIGKGVDPNAADKDGNTPLLNAATRNKLEVVKYLAEKTKNINHTNKEGHSALALALQNNSGEVVNYLISQGAKTDVLDKDGNNLAYYLFATRGNPRDFDEKVAALRKKGFDFKQTQPDKSTVWHLAVAKNDLGLLKSVSAFGADINAKDSQGNTVLHYAAMKSNNADMLKYLIANGADTKSMTEFGETPYDLAVENELLKQNNVNLDFLN; encoded by the coding sequence ATGAAGGCAAAAACGATAAAATCAGTTCTTTTCGGTATTATTACCGTGCTTACCACCGCCGTTACAACGGCTCAGGGTGGTTCTGAAAATCCATTTATGGACAGGGATTACTGGGCCTCACAACCCAGCCTTGCCGATATTGATGCCAAGATTGCCGAAGGATATTCCATTACCGAAGCCAACAGAGGTGGGTTCGACCCAACGACCTTCGCCATTTTCGGAGGCAACCCTGTGGCAACCATAAATCATCTTATAGAAAAAGGAAACGATGTGAACAAACGCACGCACGACTCAAGAACCTATATTTTTTGGGCAGCCTCCCGAGGAGATCTTGAAGTGATGCAATACTTGGTCGAAAAAGGTGCCAAAACGGACCTAAAAGACTCCCACGGGTACTCTTTGACGCAATTTACCGCAGCTACGGGCCAAACCGACCCTAAAATCTATGATTTTCTTATTAAAAACGGAGCAGACCTAAAAAACGAAAAAGACCACGATGGCCGAAATGTACTTTTGGTGGCAGCTCCAAGAGTTAAAGATTTGGACCTTATCGACTATTTCGTGAGCAAAGGGCTAAATCTTAACACAACGGACGGCCACGGAAATGGAATCTTTAACATAGCGGCACAAGGTGGAAATATTGATGTCCTCAAAGCGTTGGCGGACCGAGGCGTTTCCACTGAAAAAAACCCGAAAACCAACGAAAATGCCATTCTTTTTGCCAGCAGGGGCGGAAGAGGGAGCAGCAACGGTCTGGAAGTTTTTGAATACTTGGAAGGATTGGGGCTGGATGCCAATATTACATCAACAGATGGAACCACGCCATTGCACAACATTTCACGTTCTTCTGATCATCTGGCCATCTACGATTACTTTATTGGTAAGGGGGTTGACCCCAACGCTGCCGACAAAGATGGTAACACACCATTGTTGAACGCAGCCACACGAAATAAACTGGAGGTAGTGAAGTATTTGGCCGAAAAAACAAAGAATATCAACCATACCAACAAGGAAGGCCATTCTGCCTTGGCCCTTGCCCTTCAGAACAACAGCGGAGAGGTAGTAAATTACTTGATTTCCCAAGGGGCCAAGACCGATGTTTTGGACAAGGACGGAAACAATTTGGCCTACTACCTTTTCGCCACCCGTGGCAATCCCCGTGATTTTGATGAAAAAGTGGCCGCATTGCGCAAAAAAGGCTTTGATTTTAAGCAAACCCAACCGGACAAGAGTACCGTTTGGCATTTGGCCGTTGCCAAAAACGATTTGGGACTCCTTAAAAGTGTTTCAGCTTTTGGAGCGGACATCAACGCAAAGGATAGCCAAGGAAACACGGTTCTGCACTACGCCGCAATGAAATCCAATAATGCCGACATGCTTAAGTACTTGATTGCTAACGGAGCAGATACCAAATCCATGACCGAATTTGGTGAAACACCTTATGATCTAGCGGTAGAAAATGAGTTATTAAAGCAAAACAACGTCAATTTAGATTTTTTGAATTAA